In Phaenicophaeus curvirostris isolate KB17595 chromosome 9, BPBGC_Pcur_1.0, whole genome shotgun sequence, the DNA window AACAGTGCAATTAGTTCATGTGGCAATAAAATTAACTCAAGTATGCAACAGAACCAAACCCAAGTGTTTCTCCATCATCAGGGTACAAAGAATTACAGTGCAAAGAGCAGTTCAGGTTTTAAGAAATCTGCAGTCAGTCTTTAGACCCACCGAGACGGTGGGACATTCCAATTACTTTCATTACTAGCAGTTGTAGCTTGTCAATACCGTGCACAAACGAGTAAGTCTGAAATGAAATGACTTACatagtaaataaaatatttagtcGATGCggtaaaaaatatatttcaaattatATAAGTGAACTAACAAAATGAAATTGAACACACTTCCAAAATGAACAACACACTTTAAGAACACACATACACTATTCATCACATAAAACCAGCTACTTATTCcagcaaaaataatttggttggTTTACAGCTGCATTATGGATCTCTCAGTCTGAAGATGCAGGTGTCCATCTCTTAAAAAACATAACAAATGTTTTCTGCAGCAcataaaaaaaaggatgaacATAGGGATATCTGTGGAAGTTTGTTCTCCCTTGCACCAGAAACACACTTACACAcgtgaaaaaaaattccagggGCATTATGATACACAGAGGCAGGAAACTGCACTCCACTTCCTTCTAATTTTGAAACCCCCTAAACGTACAGTACTCTGTGGCATGTGAAAAAGTCTTCACAAGTTACATTGCGTATTTCTGAGTCCATTCTCTCGCATGTCTGTTGTATCTGTACGTGTGGAAAGAAGGCATCACAGTGAAGAGCTGTTAGTGAGACACTGACAATGGTCACACGCGTACTTAATACAGACGTTACTGAGCTTTTCACTTCTCAGCATTGATTCAAATACCATTAAATTAGCCTAAAAGCTAAGCCACACACCTTCTATGTGTTCAGTCTCTACCAGTGCTATTTAGACTCAAAACCAGTCCCACAGGTTCATATTAAAATGCGTATCGTGTGCATTTAATTCACATTTCACAGCCAGTTCCCTTATACCTTAATTGGAATTTGTTGTGAGTTATTCCTAAATGTGTAAGCTATTACCAGTCTGACAGAGTTCACGCACTTTAGTTGCGTAGAATTCAGTCTAGTTCACTCATTTCGGGGACAGAAGGCACGGCGACTCTTTCATTCTCCATTCTGAATTTCAGAAGCTGACAGGAAAATTTcctgaaaagtatttttgacTCGGTTTTAAGTCTTGGCTCTTTTCCTTCTGGTAGGAAGCTGACTAGCACTCCCAAAGGCACTTGTCCTTAGAGAGTCAGTAACACAACTTCACAGGCAATCagcataagaaaataaagctataGTCAAGCTGCACGTTCTCTCACTTTCTCCAGCAATGACTACATTTTAAGTTTTGGAGACAGAAATATTCCTTATTCACTTCCTTCACAAACAGGAGCTGAAATCACCTTTCAGCAAGCGGACAGACGAAAGCTGAGACACAAACAGGCAGAAGCTGAGGCTCAACATCTTCCACCTTGAACACTACCTGCTTTGCAGTACAAGCCATAGAGCTCAAGCCCTTCAGAAGTGGGTAACATGATGTGATTGTATCAGACATCAAACTGTCAGAAAAAGGGCATTTTAGTCATTCTTACACTAGGGAAAGAAATACTAGACCATAGACTTCCATGTAACTTTTACATCACTCCTTAGCTAGCCAGTCCTCAAGGTAAAGGCAATGCTCAAGTCTTCATGGACCTGTGACATGTGATGAACCACAGGCCACTAGCACGCATTGCAAGAAGTCTTCAGTGGCTCAGAACTAAAAAATACCAAACAGTACCAAATAATTTCTCAGCAAGTTAACCTGCAAGTCTTCTGGATATCACAAACATTCCACTATTAACATAGATAACAGCAAGGTTACCAAACGCAACCCAAGtaccaaggaaaaaaaggtcTCCCCCATTTTAAATCCATAGTCTTTGCCACAGCTTGAAGAATTCCTCAGATGAACAGCAGTGGTTTGGCTGACTATGAACACACTGTGTGGCCATGACTACTGAATTTATTGTCACGGCCACCAGAAATTTGTGACAGATTCATTTCTGGGATAGGCTATTCCattcttagaatcacagaaacatagaataaccaggttggaagagacccactggactcatcgagtccaaccattcctatcaaacactaaaccatgtcccttagcacctcgtccacccgtgccttaaacccctccagggaaggtgaatcttgaggccattccctctcgtcctgtcccctgtcacttgggagaagaggacaagtCCTTCttctctaaaacctcctttcaggtagttgcagagagcaatcatgtctcccctcagcctcctcttctccaggctaaacacccccagctctctcagccgttcctcataaggcctgttctccagccccttcaccagctttgttgctcttctctggactcgctccagagcctcaacatcctccttgtggtgaggggcccagaactgaacacaggattcgaggagcggtctcaccagtgccgagtccagagggagaagaacctccctggacctgctggtcacgccgtgtctgatccaagccaagatgccattggccttcttggccacctgggccactgctggctcatgttcagtcggttgtcaaccaacacccccaggtccttctcctccaggcagtttccagtcAGACTTCctctagtctggagctgctcagggttgttgtgccccaagtgcaggacccggcatttggccttgttaaccctcatcccattggactcagcccatggatccagcctgttcacatccctttggagcctcccgaccctccagcagatccagcttccacccagctcagtgtcatccccaaactcgctaagggtgcactcgatgccttcatccaggtcgttgataaagacatggaacagggctggacccagcactgagccctggggacaccacttgtcactggcctccagctagagttaactccatttcccaccactctctgggccctccagccaaccacttttccacccaggagagtgtgcgcctgtccagcccagacgtgacagtttctcaagcagaatgctgggagaaactgtgtcaaaggctttactgaagtccaggaagatccatccacagcctttccctcatccagcagctgagtcactttgtcatagaaggcgatcaggttagtttggcaagacctgccctttgtgaacccatgttgactgggcctgatcacccggttctcttgcatgtgcttcatgatagcactcaagatcacctgctccatgactttccctggcactgaggtcagactgacaggcctgtagtttcctgggtcctccctgcgacccttcttgtagatgggcacaacatcagcctccagtccggtggaacttccccagtcagccaggactggggaagatgatggaaaggggtttggccagcacacccgccagctccttcaatacccttgggtggatccatccaaccccatagacttgtgggtgtctagtcgggctagcaaggctctgtcCACCTCCTCTTgaatcacgggagcctcatttttctcctctaactcctgggtttgtacacagagggaacaactttctttacaattaaagactgaggcaaagaaggcattaagtacctcagccttttcctcatcccctgtcactgttgttccttctgtgtccaatagggactgtatggtctcgctagtcctccttttattatttatatatttatagaaagatttttcgATATTGGCAAATTAGGACCAGATGTATGTGGAAAACCTTGAAGACTTGTACTCCTTGTTACTATTCTAAATGATTATGTGTTTCAGTCTTTCTTAATCCTCCCCACACCTAGAAAATCCACAGGTGCCAAAAGCCCGTTACAGAAAACAGCTCAGGGATGCTGGTGAACTGCAGACTACATCTTGGACTGTGCTCAAAACACCCAAAGCAGCGAGTTCAACATCATCTCCAGTGGTCAGCAGAACATTCCCCTTCCTGGATCACTGATCTGTAACCTTTCCCATGCACAAAGGTTTTAGGCTTGTAACCCTGGGAATTGCACACAGCTGATATATCGACAGAGGTGGAAAATCTCCCACAGTTTAAGTAATTCCTCCATGGAACCCCCTGGAAATCATGCAGCCTGATCTATGGGATAAAGGGCCCGAGTTCCTGCCACCCACAACTGCAACAAACTGTTAAGAAAATAACGCCTCACTTGGCTTAGATCCTCACAGGCACCACCGCTCAAAGTTTGAGCTCTCAAAGGAATCGCTCTGGAGAGGCAGAGCTCTGGAAAGAAACACCACTACGCCAAAGCACTGGGCTGACCAGTGACTTCTAAATCCTGTTATCTGGGACTGTGAGGGCTCAACCAGATGTGCAGGCATGGGACAGCCTTTCAAACCCCTCCTTAGGGGAGAGGTACAATACGGGGTCAGCAAGCCTTAAACCTGAACACTGGGAAATCTAGTCAGTCCCACACTATAAGTAAAAGACACAGAATAGATGTTTCAGTCAGTATAGCACTTCCGGAGTTAAAACTCCACAAATGAAAATCAGGTTTGTTCTAGAAGCAATTATTGCTTCAGTTATGTGCTTTCCATGTTACCTACCCAAGATGCGAAACTTCCTGCAAGTCCTAAAGCTGTTCCAGAAAGTAAAAAAGGCTCTTTTTCTCTGTAACGTGCTGCAGTTTGATATAACTGTGACAATGGTTCTCAACAGTAGAAGATGAGTATTAGTCCCTCCTACGTTTATAAAATTGTGTCCAAAACATATGGTGATTGTATATACCCAACATTTTACTAGAGGCACAGTTCTTGCAACCAGAGCATCACAGTAGCAACAAATAATACATATTTGAGAAATGATTTTTTCCATGCCGTGAATATAAATACACAAGTGTGCAGGTTTTGCACAACTTTAGGTACCAAAAAACCAGCTGTGCCTACAGTTCCCCGATTGCCATTCCACTGATCAGTATTTTCAAGATTTAAAAATCTAATCCTGTAGAAATCTATGAAAagactatttttaaaagtcaagGTAGAAGGTGCACAGCAGGTAACCACCTGCAAGGACCACAAGCACAAACACGGATACGTTATACTCACTTTTCCTTGTCTGACTTGTAGATCTGTGCAATATCCGGTACTAAAGGATCATCTGGATTAGGATCACAAAGTAAGGAGCATATGGacaataaaactaaataaaagagACACTAGATTAAACAAGTTAGTTCACTTTATTTCTCTAATCCTTTAACATATTCCAGTACACTGAAGGTGGGTAGTGGGAGGGAGATTGGAAAGAGAATGCACATCAGCATTAAGCTTTCACATAGCAGTTCTGTGCAGCGGTGTTTAGATAGCACCATTTTTCTAGGCCCTAAGTAaacagcacctggtacttgccTTGAAAACTTGCAACCCATGGACCTGTATCTTTTGTAATGATCTCTCTCCCATGTTTTAACCTGTGAATGTTAAACAAGCTACAGATTGCATAGttacatataaatatttgatCAAACTAAGCCCTTCCATCTACAATTATTTAAGATAATGACTATTGCTAACACAACACTGCCTTGCAATGCTCTATTTGTGCCCACCTGTGCTGACAGTTCTCTCCTTCATCTGAACATTTCACTGAATTTGATAGAAGTGTGACTTCCATTTTAGGAAAACACTCAATCAGCATTTTCTGCAGGTATTCATAATTCCATATTAATTTCCTCATATTGAACGAAGGATGTTTGATTTTTCTAACATTTCCTGCCCGTACTTTTCAGGACATTTCTATTTTTGTACTCGTGACTAATATGAACATAAGAGTTCGCAGTTAAATGATTCTAAACATGGCGCAAAAGGGTATGTGATGCTACATGAAGAATCTGCTGTAGAAAAgattcttttccttgctttgccttgttacAAAAGAGCCTCGGCTAACACCTATTTTCAGCTGTAGCAAGTGCGACTTCTTCATGCTGTCATATTGCATTGTATTAAGTGCCAAATACACTGGTGATATTAGAAAATCGGGTTACAACACTTGGCCAGACCAATGACAGGTGCTATCAGTATGTTGTAACCCTTTGATGCAGCAAAACAAGAACTATAAACGAGAAATGACCATGAGCCACTGAGCTAATATAGAACGTGCAGGCACATCAGCAGCACCTCAGATCAGAGCACATACAACCAGCAAACTGCTCCTCTTTGTAACTGAGGGAACGCTCAACAGGTAAAGACACAGGAAAGTGCTGGAGAGCTAAAAGTTCAAAGAGTTTTCAGTCGTAAATGTCAACCATTAAACATGATATAAGTGCCAACACTCATTTGCTAAATACCTtccaaataatttgaaaatagaCAATTTTTGCTCGGCAATAAACCAATCAACAAATTTATGTGGCTTTTCCAAGGAGGTATAGTAATCGCACTTACATAAAGCAATTTCCATTGGACAAAGACTTAACAACGTTTTCCTTTGCTCATGCACCAAATGCAATGACACTGctctaaaaaaagaaacatggctTAGAGCTTTCAAGCCAAAAGCAGAATGTGATATTGTTAAACCTTTGGAGTCAATTGAAAACTTTCTCTAACATGCCTAGAGCTACGCATTTTGAAGATGGGTGAGAAAAAGCAATGATAGCACCCATATTTTAGGCAGCTTTTGAAGTGACACAATGCCTACAACAAAAGAACTGCTCAATTGTAACCTCAGCTTTCCAAAAATCCATGGTGTTCAGCCTGAGAAACTACAGGGCtagaatattttataaaatctttTACTGATGACTTAGAAAGCAGCTACATTTAAACTATTCATCTTACAGAAGAATGCAAACGAGAATAAtttatctcattttaaaataaagttaaatttAGACCTTAGCCCACATAAGGGTGCTCAGGCAACCCAAAGTGCCATCAGGTGAACCCCCCCCAATCAGTATCAGGGTTTCCATTTAtatcaaaattaatttgattttgcagctctgctcacCAGTTTCTCCTCAGTTCTGCATGAACAGCCAGCAATAATACAGAAATTGCATTTCAGGCTAATTGCATGTTTATTATCTTACCCAACTTagcttaaaacatttctttgccaCACCCATAATATCTCACGTAATGCGATACTCCAAGTAAAGCGTGCAAGATGTTGGATCATTACAAAAATTCCAAAGGAATTTGCCATGCCCGTAACATGGAGGATGAATGAGTTCCCACTGCCACCCTCAGACCGTGCagtagcacagaaaaaaagcaccatGACAGCAAACATGATTTCACAAATCCATCAGCAAATTCCTGAGTTTACCTTTAGATACAGTCAGGGCTGGTGACCATTGTGACCTCAGGATATCGAGACAAATGCTTCCATTACTGTTTATGTTTGGGTGGTATATTTTTGTTGTAAAAgcaatctgaaataaaaaaataaacaaaaacctaGTGACATCAAATTCTGTTTATGACATTTGTAATCCTTAACATGGTCCCTTTGGTTCCAGTTGTTCTAGATCTTCCGACACAACTTAACgtacagttttatttcttcatctgCTACAAACGTGCTACTGCTGGCTTTCCTGGTTCTAACTGCCAAAACTAAGCCTCAAAGAACGAagataaagaaacaaagatttGACCAAAATATTGCAGAAATTTTGATGTAAAGGACTTACCTTTGGTGGTTTGAAAGGATAGTCTGTTGGGAAGTGTACCGTGAGAAAAAAGACTCCCCCTTGATATGCACTATcaggctggggaaaaaaaacaaaacaaacaacacatcATTATATTTCAATTATTCTGGGGCTTCCCTTCTGAATGCAGATAACTTCCCAAAGCTGTGAGCATCttagaaaattcattttttacCCCAGCACACAGTCCATGCTATCAGCCACAGCCCACTAAGGGCCGCGTACTGGGAAGACAGCGAGGGAGCTGAAGCTTCCCACTGGCctggggagctgcagcagaggcaaCCATGGAATGCCTAGTGCTGCCCTTCTcggggagagaaagggagggagcaGTGTTTGAGTGGTGGAGCTACAAAGCCACAGATCCATCAGCTCCAAACCAGCTCCTCCCTTAGCATCTGGGCTGCAAGGCACTCCTGGAGCTCAGCTCCACCACACCAAGGGTCAAAAACCCAGATCACTTCTTCCAAATCCTGCCTCCATGCAACACCAAAGCTGCTCTGATCCTCCTCCATCCTTAAGCTACAAACATACTTAGCGTAAGAACTGATTTCTCTTTGCAGATGCAAAGAGTAGGATTTTCCAATATAATTAGGTTGATCATGATGACATCAGGGAGTTTTAAAACACACAACATCTTTGTCACCTGCACAAATCTGTGAGCGTGCATTTTGTTAGAGAACATGTGCACAGGTTTATGTCCAGGTTGCACACAAGTTAACAGACAGAAGTAACTTTATTCCAGTCATCTgttaaggaaatatttcaattttatcAACTGAAGAAGTGTGTGTGGGCGGCCTTAATGCTAAATGACAGAGAGCAGCGCTGCCATTTCTGAttaaaggaaggaggagaaaacatttctcattaCCTGGCAAGTAATAATAAACTTAGCAAGTTTAAAACTGCAACACAGTAACTCAATCTTAGCAAAGCCACAGAAGATCAAGTTTTTTGGCTTTCCTtagggaagaaaaggcagactgtttttaaagtaatacaTTTACCTTGGAAATTAACAAAAACTGCAGTTTCAGAGATGAATATAAGAGGTTAAGCAGCAAACGGTCCAGTCAGACATGTCATCTTACACACTTGAAATGCAGGCAGTGTTGTAATGTAAGGCAGGTTATATATAGTACTGCTAAGAAGTCAGAGTTAGGTAACATCAGAAGAGATTGCTGCTGTACTTCCAATCATGTTTGAAAGGACTGTTTGCATGCATACTAAATGGATTTGTCAAAGTTAAAATAAGCTGAAGATGAGACAGGTTCAGTGTCAGATAGAAGGCAAAGCGAAGTCACGCTATGTTTTATGAGTGAGGTATATAAAACAAATTGCTGACGCTCATAGATAAGAGAGGAGGCTGCCCTACTTCCACAGACAGAAAGCAAATTCTGAAGGTAAGATTCAGTCCTATGTGCCCCTCAGGCCATCAGGAAAACTACAGGATACAGCTGctctgaaaagcagcttttcactTGGCAGCCCACATCACCAATTCAAACGTTGCAGTTGTCGGATTAACCACCCCCAATTTCACAAAGAGGATGGACTTTTGAACAGTTACAGAAACAAACAAGTGCCAAGCTACTAAGAACACCAACACCACAACCCTAAATCTTTAAGCTGTACACAGTGCAGCTGAGCATGACTATCATGCTTACAGAAACCCAAACGAATCCT includes these proteins:
- the UBE2D1 gene encoding ubiquitin-conjugating enzyme E2 D1 isoform X1 gives rise to the protein MALKRIQKPQAHLQKNPFLYQWAFQVLISSNIPQELSDLQRDPPAHCSAGPVGDDLFHWQATIMGPPDSAYQGGVFFLTVHFPTDYPFKPPKIAFTTKIYHPNINSNGSICLDILRSQWSPALTVSKVLLSICSLLCDPNPDDPLVPDIAQIYKSDKEKYNRHAREWTQKYAM
- the UBE2D1 gene encoding ubiquitin-conjugating enzyme E2 D1 isoform X3 — translated: MALKRIQKELSDLQRDPPAHCSAGPVGDDLFHWQATIMGPPDSAYQGGVFFLTVHFPTDYPFKPPKIAFTTKIYHPNINSNGSICLDILRSQWSPALTVSKVLLSICSLLCDPNPDDPLVPDIAQIYKSDKEKYNRHAREWTQKYAM
- the UBE2D1 gene encoding ubiquitin-conjugating enzyme E2 D1 isoform X2, which encodes MTCFIGKQQLWDLFVQVTKMLCVLKLPDVIMINLIILENPTLCICKEKSVLTLSIAYQGGVFFLTVHFPTDYPFKPPKIAFTTKIYHPNINSNGSICLDILRSQWSPALTVSKVLLSICSLLCDPNPDDPLVPDIAQIYKSDKEKYNRHAREWTQKYAM